In the genome of Triticum urartu cultivar G1812 chromosome 5, Tu2.1, whole genome shotgun sequence, one region contains:
- the LOC125511567 gene encoding uncharacterized protein LOC125511567 isoform X2, producing MMKGLDSFCNNTVYPYAYNLTSTYASQKNEGTMVATSVLMFILAVLFFNLNLFSRFSDVSAILNPSVRLFLSTSLSLFLPVMSYLFSETKNEGATIATNSSTNSSSYGQLGDELSLRARTILMWMLLVELLRKKVEVILVNVGMQVYSGTIDRFARIVWLGYLVFYNVKSAGKKAIYGTLWVLAAAKLLQRVVVNELFKRSFAYGRNAQLLNSYMAQVMQQQQGQAGNVQELGSELLKMCKYTVMGEDNLGKEAGPHGYQVDLKKTITADTAGTGSTIVTVGDIWKLVASEEDGLLQKDPRLRRLCLSFALYKLLRRRFEDIPITSEETHNCRDLIFQGLYKEKLPKDEEEQDAEVALLQVFNDEIQFICEYYHSVLPVVFSNPFFFLANYILFPIVVWAFCFLTFIACGNGNVLYAYHSITSDNYIIYTGAPTLVKCLLKSITHSPEVLFASVDLGTTTLLILTFIYEEVWEFLVFILSNWLIVSLLCEYTAKRPWRESSIVSGLMRRILWARSKLSHPNLCFKQFSVLGFCPLSSLSSFTMPTKAVPKEVKKSIVEYVVAHMDDYDIDGHADPLNSGWSTLQLNKHRAYQPLLSSVCESKSIAEFILTCHIATGLLEMTYPQKEKEMGHHRKVATTLSKYCAYLVGFSPELLPEDKDGTEHAYNDMKKELKKELGGCWRYHLSLRGTRYKRLTEIGESQQQAVTVVQKGGKLGKALIEKAKENDTGEFVWELLADLWTELMVYIAPSGGELHVKAHKESLAHGGEFITVLWALCTHTGITRLALAPREAAHGSFEP from the exons ATGATGAAAGGCTTAGATTCATTCTGCAACAACACAGTCTACCCTTATGCGTATAACCTGACTTCCACCTACGCCAGCCAGAAAAACGAGGGCACCATGGTGGCCACCTCTGTTCTCATGTTCATTCTTGCCGTGCTCTTCTTCAACCTCAACCTCTTCAGCCGCTTCTCCGACGTGAGCGCCATCCTCAACCCCAGCGTCCGTCTCTTCCTCTCTACCTCGCTTTCCCTCTTCCTCCCAGTCATGTCCTACCTCTTTTCCGAGACCAAGAACGAAGGTGCCACCATTGCTACTAATAGTAGTAC CAATAGCTCCAGTTACGGTCAGCTTGGTGACGAGCTGTCGCTGCGAGCAAGGACCATCCTGATGTGGATGCTTCTTGTGGAGCTCCTCCGCAAGAAGGTGGAGGTGATCCTGGTCAACGTGGGCATGCAGGTGTACTCAGGCACCATCGATCGCTTTGCCCGCATCGTTTGGCTGGGCTACCTCGTCTTCTACAACGTCAAAAGCGCAGGCAAGAAGGCAATCTACGGCACCTTATGGGTCCTTGCTGCTGCCAAGCTGCTGCAGCGGGTCGTCGTCAACGAGCTGTTCAAGCGTTCCTTCGCCTATGGCAGGAACGCCCAGCTGCTAAACTCGTACATGGCCCAGGTCATGCAACAACAGCAAGGGCAGGCCGGGAATGTCCAGGAGCTGGGGTCGGAGCTGCTGAAGATGTGCAAGTACACCGTGATGGGAGAAGACAACTTGGGGAAGGAAGCAGGTCCCCATGGCTACCAAGTCGATCTGAAGAAGACGATTACCGCAGACACCGCCGGCACTGGCTCCACCATTGTCACGGTTGGTGACATTTGGAAGCTCGTAGCTAGCGAGGAGGACGGTCTGCTCCAGAAAGACCCAAGACTCAGAAGGCTCTGCCTCTCCTTTGCTCTCTACAAGCTGCTGCGCCGTAGGTTTGAGGACATCCCCATCACCAGTGAGGAGACCCACAATTGTCGGGACCTCATCTTCCAAGGTTTGTACAAGGAGAAGCTGCCTAAGGATGAGGAGGAGCAAGACGCGGAGGTTGCACTGCTCCAAGTCTTCAACGACGAGATCCAATTCATCTGCGAGTACTACCACTCCGTTCTACCGGTCGTGTTCTCCAACCCTTTCTTCTTCCTAGCCAACTACATCTTGTTTCCAATTGTAGTTTGGGCCTTCTGCTTCTTGACTTTCATTGCCTGTGGCAATGGGAACGTGCTCTATGCCTACCATAGCATCACGAGTGACAACTACATCATCTATACCGGTGCACCAACACTGGTCAAATGCCTCCTGAAAAGCATCACCCATTCACCGGAGGTGTTATTCGCCAGTGTCGACCTAGGCACCACCACTCTGCTTATACTCACCTTCATCTACGAGGAAGTCTGGGAGTTCCTCGTCTTCATCCTATCCAACTGGCTCATTGTGTCGCTACTCTGTGAGTACACCGCTAAGCGCCCCTGGCGTGAGAGTAGCATCGTAAGCGGGCTCATGCGCCGCATCCTATGGGCGCGAAGTAAGCTAAGCCACCCTAACCTCTGCTTCAAGCAATTCTCCGTGCTAGGGTTCTGCCCACTGTCGTCGCTTTCCTCCTTCACAATGCCTACCAAGGCAGTGCCCAAGGAAGTAAAGAAGTCCATCGTGGAATACGTGGTGGCTCACATGGATGACTATGACATTGATGGCCACGCTGACCCTCTCAATAGTGGTTGGTCAACACTGCAGTTGAACAAGCACAGGGCATACCAACCCTTGCTCTCGTCGGTGTGTGAGAGCAAGAGCATCGCCGAGTTCATCCTCACCTGTCACATTGCCACTGGCCTCTTGGAGATGACGTATCCGCAGAAGGAGAAAGAGATGGGGCATCATCGTAAGGTGGCAACGACACTGTCCAAGTACTGCGCTTACTTGGTGGGCTTTTCCCCAGAGCTGCTCCCTGAAGACAAGGATGGGACAGAGCATGCTTACAACGACATGAAGAAGGAGTTGAAGAAGGAGCTTGGTGGTTGTTGGCGGTACCACTTATCACTGCGAGGAACCAGGTACAAGAGGCTCACAGAGATCGGCGAATCACAGCAACAGGCGGTGACGGTGGTGCAGAAGGGGGGTAAGTTGGGTAAGGCTTTGATTGAGAAGGCCAAAGAAAATGACACGGGTGAGTTTGTGTGGGAGCTTCTGGCCGATCTATGGACGGAGCTCATGGTGTACATTGCACCGTCGGGCGGCGAGTTGCACGTGAAGGCCCACAAGGAGTCACTCGCGCATGGCGGCGAGTTCATCACTGTGCTATGGGCACTGTGCACACATACTGGCATAACCAGGCTAGCCCTTGCACCCAGGGAGGCAGCACATGGTTCATTTGAACCGTAG
- the LOC125511567 gene encoding uncharacterized protein LOC125511567 isoform X1 produces the protein MPIQYIQGNSFCNNTVYPYAYNLTSSYANQKNEGTMVATSVLMFILAALFFNLNLFSRFSDVSAILNPSVRLFLSTSLSLFLPVMSYLFSETKNEGATIATNSSTNSSSYGQLGDELSLRARTILMWMLLVELLRKKVEVILVNVGMQVYSGTIDRFARIVWLGYLVFYNVKSAGKKAIYGTLWVLAAAKLLQRVVVNELFKRSFAYGRNAQLLNSYMAQVMQQQQGQAGNVQELGSELLKMCKYTVMGEDNLGKEAGPHGYQVDLKKTITADTAGTGSTIVTVGDIWKLVASEEDGLLQKDPRLRRLCLSFALYKLLRRRFEDIPITSEETHNCRDLIFQGLYKEKLPKDEEEQDAEVALLQVFNDEIQFICEYYHSVLPVVFSNPFFFLANYILFPIVVWAFCFLTFIACGNGNVLYAYHSITSDNYIIYTGAPTLVKCLLKSITHSPEVLFASVDLGTTTLLILTFIYEEVWEFLVFILSNWLIVSLLCEYTAKRPWRESSIVSGLMRRILWARSKLSHPNLCFKQFSVLGFCPLSSLSSFTMPTKAVPKEVKKSIVEYVVAHMDDYDIDGHADPLNSGWSTLQLNKHRAYQPLLSSVCESKSIAEFILTCHIATGLLEMTYPQKEKEMGHHRKVATTLSKYCAYLVGFSPELLPEDKDGTEHAYNDMKKELKKELGGCWRYHLSLRGTRYKRLTEIGESQQQAVTVVQKGGKLGKALIEKAKENDTGEFVWELLADLWTELMVYIAPSGGELHVKAHKESLAHGGEFITVLWALCTHTGITRLALAPREAAHGSFEP, from the exons ATGCCAATTCAATACATTCAAGGGA ATTCATTCTGCAACAACACAGTCTACCCTTATGCGTATAACCTGACTTCCTCCTACGCCAACCAGAAAAATGAGGGCACCATGGTGGCCACCTCTGTTCTCATGTTCATTCTTGCCGCGCTCTTCTTCAACCTCAACCTCTTCAGCCGCTTCTCCGACGTGAGCGCCATCCTCAACCCCAGCGTCCGTCTCTTCCTCTCTACCTCGCTTTCCCTCTTCCTCCCAGTCATGTCCTACCTCTTTTCCGAGACCAAGAACGAAGGTGCCACCATTGCTACTAATAGTAGTACCAATAGCTCCAGTTACGGTCAGCTTGGTGACGAGCTGTCGCTGCGAGCAAGGACCATCCTGATGTGGATGCTTCTTGTGGAGCTCCTCCGCAAGAAGGTGGAGGTGATCCTGGTCAACGTGGGCATGCAGGTGTACTCAGGCACCATCGATCGCTTTGCCCGCATCGTTTGGCTGGGCTACCTCGTCTTCTACAACGTCAAAAGCGCAGGCAAGAAGGCAATCTACGGCACCTTATGGGTCCTTGCTGCTGCCAAGCTGCTGCAGCGGGTCGTCGTCAACGAGCTGTTCAAGCGTTCCTTCGCCTATGGCAGGAACGCCCAGCTGCTAAACTCGTACATGGCCCAGGTCATGCAACAACAGCAAGGGCAGGCCGGGAATGTCCAGGAGCTGGGGTCGGAGCTGCTGAAGATGTGCAAGTACACCGTGATGGGAGAAGACAACTTGGGGAAGGAAGCAGGTCCCCATGGCTACCAAGTCGATCTGAAGAAGACGATTACCGCAGACACCGCCGGCACTGGCTCCACCATTGTCACGGTTGGTGACATTTGGAAGCTCGTAGCTAGCGAGGAGGACGGTCTGCTCCAGAAAGACCCAAGACTCAGAAGGCTCTGCCTCTCCTTTGCTCTCTACAAGCTGCTGCGCCGTAGGTTTGAGGACATCCCCATCACCAGTGAGGAGACCCACAATTGTCGGGACCTCATCTTCCAAGGTTTGTACAAGGAGAAGCTGCCTAAGGATGAGGAGGAGCAAGACGCGGAGGTTGCACTGCTCCAAGTCTTCAACGACGAGATCCAATTCATCTGCGAGTACTACCACTCCGTTCTACCGGTCGTGTTCTCCAACCCTTTCTTCTTCCTAGCCAACTACATCTTGTTTCCAATTGTAGTTTGGGCCTTCTGCTTCTTGACTTTCATTGCCTGTGGCAATGGGAACGTGCTCTATGCCTACCATAGCATCACGAGTGACAACTACATCATCTATACCGGTGCACCAACACTGGTCAAATGCCTCCTGAAAAGCATCACCCATTCACCGGAGGTGTTATTCGCCAGTGTCGACCTAGGCACCACCACTCTGCTTATACTCACCTTCATCTACGAGGAAGTCTGGGAGTTCCTCGTCTTCATCCTATCCAACTGGCTCATTGTGTCGCTACTCTGTGAGTACACCGCTAAGCGCCCCTGGCGTGAGAGTAGCATCGTAAGCGGGCTCATGCGCCGCATCCTATGGGCGCGAAGTAAGCTAAGCCACCCTAACCTCTGCTTCAAGCAATTCTCCGTGCTAGGGTTCTGCCCACTGTCGTCGCTTTCCTCCTTCACAATGCCTACCAAGGCAGTGCCCAAGGAAGTAAAGAAGTCCATCGTGGAATACGTGGTGGCTCACATGGATGACTATGACATTGATGGCCACGCTGACCCTCTCAATAGTGGTTGGTCAACACTGCAGTTGAACAAGCACAGGGCATACCAACCCTTGCTCTCGTCGGTGTGTGAGAGCAAGAGCATCGCCGAGTTCATCCTCACCTGTCACATTGCCACTGGCCTCTTGGAGATGACGTATCCGCAGAAGGAGAAAGAGATGGGGCATCATCGTAAGGTGGCAACGACACTGTCCAAGTACTGCGCTTACTTGGTGGGCTTTTCCCCAGAGCTGCTCCCTGAAGACAAGGATGGGACAGAGCATGCTTACAACGACATGAAGAAGGAGTTGAAGAAGGAGCTTGGTGGTTGTTGGCGGTACCACTTATCACTGCGAGGAACCAGGTACAAGAGGCTCACAGAGATCGGCGAATCACAGCAACAGGCGGTGACGGTGGTGCAGAAGGGGGGTAAGTTGGGTAAGGCTTTGATTGAGAAGGCCAAAGAAAATGACACGGGTGAGTTTGTGTGGGAGCTTCTGGCCGATCTATGGACGGAGCTCATGGTGTACATTGCACCGTCGGGCGGCGAGTTGCACGTGAAGGCCCACAAGGAGTCACTCGCGCATGGCGGCGAGTTCATCACTGTGCTATGGGCACTGTGCACACATACTGGCATAACCAGGCTAGCCCTTGCACCCAGGGAGGCAGCACATGGTTCATTTGAACCGTAG